The Pseudomonadota bacterium genomic interval GTTCGGCAGCTCGCCGTGCAGCACGTGCGTGTCGGTGGGCCCCGGCGCGCCGAGGCCCGTGAGGCCACAATGAATCAGGAAGCCACCGTAGGTCTCGAGGTAGGTGCGGGTCTCGACGGGCTGGTCGAACATCGAGCGCATGGTAAGTTCGCGGCCGTCGAACGACGCGCGCCAGAC includes:
- a CDS encoding DUF4432 domain-containing protein; this translates as MAVWIDLPKALFCDHEKPVCRTGEFSVSAFRYPSGVCALRVANARGEITVLPYQGQQVWRASFDGRELTMRSMFDQPVETRTYLETYGGFLIHCGLTGLGAPGPTDTHVLHGELPN